The Constrictibacter sp. MBR-5 DNA window GGGCGCGGAAGCGGGGCAGGGCGGTCATGCACACTTCCTGCACAGCCAGAAAACGGCCTGTAAGCCATTGATGAAGAACGCGAAAATCCTCGCCCCTTACCTTGCCAACGTGAGGGTCGAGGGTTCGAATCCCTTCTCCCGCTCCAAGTTTTCGGAGCAATATCAAGGCGCTAGCCCGGTCGGGCCGGCGCCTTTCGCGTTTCCGCGCACAGCCCCAAAATCTCCGATTCAGCTATATCAAAGGCTTAGAAAAGTCGGTTTTGTGCACAAATCGTGCACAACACGGCTTGCTGATTCAATAATGACAGTCGAGCGGCGGCTCTCATACCATGCTGAAGTTGGTGATTTCGAAGCGTGGTACGCATTGTGAAAAAACACGTGATTTTTCCCGGACTCCAGTTGTACACCCGCGCCGACATGATCGGCGATTCGATCTACTGTTACTTCAAACACGGGCGCAGAGCGGTTCGACGTTCTATGGAAACGGCTGACCTCGGCGTCGCTATTCAGCGTGCAGTCGACCTGTACAACCGCTTCCAGGCAGGTGAAGGGGATCGTGCCGAGAAGGTCATGCGGAAGCCCTCGTTCAATGCCGTCGCCAAAAGCTTCTTGGAGTCGGTGAGGTCGCACTCCGACTACGCGAACAAGGAAACCGTGGTGCGTCGATTCTTCGTGCCGTTCTTCGACGGAGAACTCGGCCGGACGATCGATGCGGTCACCCAGAGCGATATCGCCGCCTACCTGGAATGGCGGCGGACCTACCATAGTCGCCCTCGGCAGTCCGAGCAGGTTGCCTACGATCGCAATGGTAAGCGCATCCTCGCAAAGCGGCAGACCTACGGTGAACCCACCGGAAAGACGCTGAACCGCGAAAATATCGCCCTGCGGCAGTTGCTGGATCATGCCGTGACGAAGGGATGGCTGAAGAAGGCCGACGTGCCGACCGTCCCGGCGATGAAGCAGAAGAAGAATCGCAGGCGGGCCTTCTCGCCGTCTGATTACGATCGGATGTGTCGGGTGGCGCAGGAACGGATCGATGCGGTTGCCGACGCCCGGCAGCGGCATCAGCGCACGGTTCTGCTGGATTTCCTCATCGTCGTGCGGTTCACAGGGCTGCGCCCGCACGAAGCCTACGGTCTCACCTGGGCCGACGTTCATATGGAAGATCGCTTCCTGCACGTCGCTGGAGGAAAGACCGGCGAACGTGACGTCGCGCTTTTGGACGATGAAGTCGTGGATCGGCTTCATGAAATCCGGAAGCGCCACACCAAGCAGCAGGGCGGCAAACTCGATCCCGCGACCTCCGTGTTCGCCGGCTTCACCGGCAAGCCTACCGGCGACGTCAAAAAGGCCTTCGGGACGCTGCTGAAGGCCTGCAGCTTTCAGCATTCGACGGCGAAGG harbors:
- a CDS encoding tyrosine-type recombinase/integrase — encoded protein: MVRIVKKHVIFPGLQLYTRADMIGDSIYCYFKHGRRAVRRSMETADLGVAIQRAVDLYNRFQAGEGDRAEKVMRKPSFNAVAKSFLESVRSHSDYANKETVVRRFFVPFFDGELGRTIDAVTQSDIAAYLEWRRTYHSRPRQSEQVAYDRNGKRILAKRQTYGEPTGKTLNRENIALRQLLDHAVTKGWLKKADVPTVPAMKQKKNRRRAFSPSDYDRMCRVAQERIDAVADARQRHQRTVLLDFLIVVRFTGLRPHEAYGLTWADVHMEDRFLHVAGGKTGERDVALLDDEVVDRLHEIRKRHTKQQGGKLDPATSVFAGFTGKPTGDVKKAFGTLLKACSFQHSTAKDYCQYSLRHLYATDLVGRGCQDGILAKLMGTSREMIQDFYDHATVEMARRWVEERERAGRHLRRPGESDELRLLDPDLDDRRIVLGADGALRVEAA